The sequence GCGTGTACAGAATATCCTTCGGCGTAGCAGTGCGGTAGCGCCTCCTGCCGACGGACTGATCTTTGGGGCTTTTCGTTTTGAACCGGCACAGCTAAGGTTGTATCACGGCTCTTCCTCTGTACTGCTGACGAAAAAGGAAGCAGGCGTACTTGAACTGCTGGCCCGGCAACAGGGCCGTATTGTGAGCCGTAAGGATGTATTGGAAAAGATCTGGGGCAATGCAGACTATTTTAATGGCCGTAGCCTCGATGTTTATATTGGAAGACTGCGCAAGTTGCTGGAAGCGGATGCCCGGATCCGCCTCGAGAGTGTGCGGGGAGCGGGATTCATACTACACTGCGCTTAATAACTACCTGCATTGGGTTTTTGGTTGTTCGAAAACCTCACTGCGGTTCGCTTTGTGTGGCTGCTTTCCGTATGCCGGTATTCCCACCATTCTCCAGTGTAAGGTTTACGGGTTTATTATTTTTCCAGGCACTCCTGGTAAAATCCGGCACATCCACTGTTCGTGAACGGTTGGCGACGGACTGTTCACTTAACGGCGCAATAGAACTCCATAAGGCGCCATCGTATACATCCTGGTCCAGGGGAAGTCCGTTGCGCAAACAATCGATCAACCGCCAGTCCATAATAAAATCCATACCGCCATGACCGCCTATCTTTTTAGCGATCTCTCCCACATGCCTGATGATAGGGGGCGTATATTTATCGTACAGCTCTTTTAACTCTTCGTTTTTTATCCAGCCATGTCCAAATGCAATGCGTTCGGGCGAAGGATATTTGC comes from Paraflavitalea devenefica and encodes:
- a CDS encoding response regulator transcription factor, whose translation is MTTTRLLLVEDDADLGRLLGKYLRLQGLEVVLAGDGELALTLLTEQTFDMVVLDVMLPKGDGFSLADTLKRKHPGMPFLFLTARRQKEDVLKGLGLGADDYMVKPFDADELVLRVQNILRRSSAVAPPADGLIFGAFRFEPAQLRLYHGSSSVLLTKKEAGVLELLARQQGRIVSRKDVLEKIWGNADYFNGRSLDVYIGRLRKLLEADARIRLESVRGAGFILHCA